TTTAGATGAACGTAGTCACCAAATTCCTGGAGCAGGGTGAGTATTAGATATAATCTTCTTCGTGAATGATGAGTTCAGCAGACTCTAAAATGAAACATAATTGCCCCTGATTTTTGGCACAATTGATTTGAGAAGCATGCTAATCGGAAGTGCCTGCTGGGGGAGAAACTTGAAACTGATCAGAGTCCATCTTCACCCGAGCGAACCTTTGCCAAGCAGACAGACCCTGCATCAACTCTGGAAGAAACTGCTTTCTGTGCCAGCCAAGTTCACACCTAGTGTGTTTCTGTACTGGCGGCTTACAAGTGTAACGAGAAGGGCTAgatggatggctcagaggttagtcTGGgcatttaaccccagcactaggaaggcaggggcaggtggatctctgtgagcttgaggccagcctggtctgcagagcaagttccaggaaagccacagttacacaaagaaatcctacagagggctggagagatggctcagcggttaagagcattgtctgcccttccaaaggtcctgagttcaattcccagcaaccacatggtagctcacaaccatctgtaatggggtctggtgccctcttctggcttgcagacatacacacagacagaatattgtatacataataaataaataaacaaatattgaaaaaaaaaagaaatcctacagAGAGACTTTTTCTTacaacaccccccaccccacaaataaaataatattggctgcttttctagaggacctgggtttgattcccagcagccacctagcagctcacaactgcctctaacttcagttccaggggatttaacaGCCTTTTTGGTTTCCACAGTACTGTGCAAACTACATGcagctaaaaaagaaagaaagaaagaaagacagacagaaagaaagaaaaaacaaaagaaagaaagaaaagaagcctatatacatataataaattgtttaaaaaaatgtgcaaACATTTgccatcccagaacttgggaggcagaggcagatgggttaGGTTCAAGGTCAGTCGCAGAGACACagttacacaatgagttccaggccagggtgGAATAAATGAAATCCTtctcaaacaagaaacaaaaaccccaTAAACTAAAGGGACATATGGGCTTTTCTATTTTGCCTTTGAACTGGAGGTAACACtctatttttaaaaccaaaataaataaaataaaaccagttgCTATTTTACCTTTTCTACAACAGATATATacaaacgcacacacatatatgcacacacacatgcacacatacatatgctacTCACATATGCTAAAACTGTGATAAAACACGTTACTAAGCCCAACTGTCTAGTCACCTTTAAGTGTATAATCCAGTGGCTTTAGCATGGTATAGAGTTGTTACTCTATCCATTCtgatagttttattcatttatttatctatttatttatttttgtggtactGCTATTACACCCAAGGCCTGGCAAATCCTAGGGAAATGTTCTACCATCAAGGCACCTCCAGCcctctcatattttaaaatgtgtgtttctgtggtacCTGAGAGATGTAAATCTGGTCTGCACCTACTGCTGCTGGACTCCTCAGGTCGAGCCCAAGCCCCTCCTCACTCCACGCCAGCAGCACTGTCACACGGGAACCCAGACCTTGGCCTCAGAGTCTCCGAGGGACTCGTCCTTCCTCTACAGGTGCCAACACTTAGTGTTGAGAGGCCAGGGTCAGGGTTAGCACGGGAGCCTAAGCTCTGTGCCCAGCTGGGTTCAGTCTCCTAAGCTTTTCTTCCAGAAACTCATTAGCTACCCGTCCCGGAAGAATCCCACctttttctccctgcattcttagagtggcatttcatttgtattttaataaataaagcatgcctgaggatcagaaaagtaaaacagccacactggtcagccttagaccaggcagcaatgacataCACCTTACTAGCTTGCCGTAAAAACCGTAAaaaccgggtggtagtggtgcacgcccttaatcccagcccttgagaggattataagaggggaagagacagctctgagGTCTCCTGAatgcaggatcaccattttcagactgaggtcgaggcaagagctggtggctggctgctttgcttttctggtcttcaggctgaaccccaatgtttctggtttttattaattgtgcttcacacCCTCActctaaaaaacaaaccaaaccacagGCAAACAGGCCCtacacgtagcccaggctgacctcaacttcaccatcctcctgcttcagccttctgaagGGCTTTTCAGGTGCTCTgacaggggggggggggagtgaccCTACTTGCAGCTTCTAACTTTAATTAGGAAAATAGTTGCTGGGGTCTGTGCCATGAGCCAGTGTTTGGAAAATATTCCggtcattttcatgttttttttttttttttaaagaaagccaggagtggaggcacattggtacatttctttcttttcctcttcttctttataatttatttcactttatgtgcattggtgggaAGCTAACAAATCCCCTAGAACTAAAGTAACagtcagacagttgtgagctgctctgtgggtgctgggaattgaacccgggatctcttaactgctgagccattatctctccaggccccatgtAGGATTTTTGAGACACTTAGCTGCAGCTGGATTTACAAGCATGAGCCACAAAGCAGGCTATAAacgttttttttaatgtttgtttttaaataattaattttatgtgcatttggtgtgaaggtgtcagatcccaaGGAACTGGactttcagacagttgtgagctgccatgtgtgtgttgggaattgaacccaggtcttctggaagagtggccagtgctcttaaatgctgagccatttctccagccccatacaaCTGTTTTTAACTAATAGTTTAGGTAATAGACCATAACTTTAAAAACTTTTGAACTTTAAAAgctaaaccgggcagtggtggcacacacctttaatcccagcactcaggagacagaggcaggcagatatctgaatttaaggccaacctgttctacaaaaTGAGATCTtggacaaccagggctgcacagagcaatcctgtcttaaaaaacaaaacaacagttgtgcagtgatggcgcacacctttaatcccagcactcgggaggcagaggcaggcagatctctgtgagttcgagaccagtctagtctacaagagctagttccaggacaggctccaaagctacagagaaaccctgtctcaaaataaaccaaaaactttaaaagtttacACGTTTTGTCATTCAAACCATCCCGTGTGACATTaagttttaaacagaaaatgagtTTACATGAGTTTTTTTCTCACTGCTTTTGGAAATTCAAAGTGCTCAACATCTGACTTCACTCAGAAGTGTAGCCTTGGGGCCTCGGAGCGGGAGGACGCGCTCCCCTGTCACTCACCTGCCTTGTCCTCTGTCTCCACCAGCACCCGCTTGTTAGCGAAGCGCCGCGCGCCGTCCAAGGCCTCCCTGCGCCCGAGGCGGGATCCTGCGGACAGCCCGGGGCACCGTTAGCAAGCTCGCCAGACTCTCGCCACCGCCGCCCACGAACCCAGCCCACTCCGGGGCCGTGCACCGGCTCCCCCTCCCTGACCACGCACCGGCGTGCAGCAGAAGGCGACTCGCAGCAGCCAGCGCCATCTTGGCTGTCGGCAGGGTTCAAGCGACGAAGCCAGCAACCAGGCGCTGCAGACTCCTCCTCTCGGGCcggccctcctcctccctcccacaagGTCAGGGGCAGCCGGGCGCTCCGCAGCCTCCCGAGGACTGGGCGCGGCCAGCCTCCGGAGTCAGTAACTTGTTCTGGGTGAGCCCCCACCCCTGGAGCAGCTGGCAGCACCAGGTAATGAATGAGCTCCTGTCAAGTGCCGGGCACGGGGAGGGAGGTGTCCGGAGATTCGGGAGCATTTACCAAAGGTTCCTGCCAGCTGCCAGATCTCACCCAGGCAATACATGAACGCCTATCAGAGGAGCTGGGATTAGGAACATAAACTAAGGCTGGCAGAATGGTTGCAGGGCGGTGAACAGATTTGCCTCGCTAACACGGAGGGCTGTCACCATGGGTTTAAAACACCCTCATAAGTGTATGTTTTTGGGCCGGGTGGCGTGGCTCAAGCCATTAACCCaagaagcaggaggacctctgtgagccAGTCccgtctacagagcaagttccaagacctCTAAGTTTATTTTTGTGTCAATACTGAAAGTCCACAAATAAAAGCAACCACCTGTATGGCATATGCACTGAGGGAGGGGAACCTCAATGTTTACTCCTGTTTTAAACGTTTCTAAGTCTTCCTTCTGGCATAGACTTTTCTGTGGTGTGGGGGACGGATAATCGGAAACTCAGGACCAGTAGGGGACAGGAAATTATTTCCACATCTTCAGAACACAGCAGTAGCAGCCTCAGGCAGAATCAGCTTCTCATCCACGGTATTGATCTCTCTCCAAACACAAACCCTGGATCCCCCTGGCTGAGAGCTTTTAGAAAAGCCACTTGGGGAATTAAGCCTAAAGTGAGTTCTTAGTTGGGCGGACACAAATTTTGACTCTTCTGGACTAAGAAGGAGGCAGCGACACCAGCACTCAGTTTGCATCTAGTCCAAGGTTTATTCAACAGTCCTCTCTACACAAGTACAAATGACTTTATCTAAAATACTACAAAGTcataaaactcaaaacaaaatttatagtACTGACTgtacaataaaagcaaaaacaggcAATGAATACACTGCCACGGTTAACCTGCAACATCCCTGTGAACGGCAGGTTCCATGAGGACCCTGTAGAACTGGCTCACCAATTTCAGAATAACAGACCTGGGGGTAGGGAAAGATAAAGGTGTTTAACCCTAGAAGTTGACGAGGACTCCAAAGGGGGCATGGTCAGGCCTCAGAGCACAGCAGCTTGGTCCCCTTTCTGCAGATGtggcacagcagcagcaggagcacgACCAGGTTGCCTAGGTCCTAGGTCATCTGTGGAAAACCGTGTGTTGCAATATGGAGGCTTGCTCATCCCAGCTGGCTCTGCTATAAACCAGACTCTCAAGAAGGGGAAGGGTGAACTTTCTAGCCAGAAAACTACAGGGCACTTTTATGGGCACAGTCCTGAATCAACAGTACCTCTGCAGCCAGAATCCTCCTGCAGAGGAAATATCTCAACTGCTgtcttcaaagcccaccccgTTATGGGATCCTTCCCTACAGATCCTCGTTGGCTAAAGAAAGGACAAAACTGAGTTGGGGGAACATAAGTTACAGAGGTACGAATCAACGTCCCTGCTTATCGGGAGGAGTTGGAGCTGGAGCGGCTCCTATGGCGGCGGCGGCCAGGAGATCGAGACCTCCTACGCACAGGGGACCTGCGCCTTGGAGAGCGAGACCTGCAGGAAGAGAAACGTGGTCAGCCAAAAGCAAAAAGCCCCAAGAAGCACAGCTGTGGGGGCAAACTGGCCTTTCCGAAGATAACTCTAATTTTACAACCCTATGAAGTGTGGCTTCTACTGTCTGACCCCAAAGCTCCTCTCTTAACCCCTCCtgtaatcttttttctttttggtttttccagtcagggtttcactgtgtagaccaggctatcctagaactcagagatccacctgcctctacctccccagtgctgggattaaagaaaggcttGTGCACCATGCCAAGCAGGCCCCTCACCCAGAGCAGAGAGCTTGCACTGGGTTTCAAGGACCCATGCTAGCTTAGACTCTAGAGGAGGTTCCTTGGAAGGGCCTCATCTGTGCCTGTCAATACACATATTTTGACTGTCCTTTCTCTGACCAGTACCCAAGGGCAATATGGTGACCTTCTTTCTGTATTCAACCCCAAATGGACAACAATGAAGGAGCCCAGAGTTGCCACAGCCATTTGGGTTTATAAATCACATAAAAATGGGTCAAGGGCAATTCCAATTAATTTACCTCCTCCTCATCCGTGGGGGTGACCTGCGCCACATGGGAGGTGGTGGAAGCATTCTCCTGGGTGGGCTGAATCGCCGTGGGGGTGGCCGAGGCCAGGGTGCCAACACAGCAGTAGCAGTGATCTCTTGGCCATCAATTTGTCCTGTAGAAAAAGGGACAAAATCATAAGATCTCTAATATTAAGTACTTACCATACTCATACCTGTGATGGTGTGGTCCCAcatgcctggaatctcagcactcaatAGGTGGAGGTAACCCTTAGTTAACCTCAGCAACATAGTgagatatatataatataaatatatttatatatataaatataaactaaatatataaatataaatatatactgcCTCAAagtcaaatcaaacaaaaatatcaaaattaaccCCAGTattggagaagcagagacagaacaggtagatctctgagaatTTGTAGCCAGCCTCGCCTACACAGAAAGGTCCTGGTAAGACCAGACGAGGGTATATaggtagaccctgtctcaaatacaaaataaaaccctaCCTACCTCAGGCAAGCACCAATCTAGGTGCTCAGTATACCAAGgtaaataatcataaaataacaCAAGGAACACCAGGAAAAGCTAACACAGGGATGAGATTTAAGACACTAACTgagagggctggtgagatagctcagtggttaagagcactgactgctcttccagaggacccgggttcaattcccagcaaccacatggcagcttgcaggtgtctgtaactccagttccagagaatctgacatcattatatcaatgtacatgaaataaagttaaatacattttttcttttttatggtttatttaacttttattttatgtgcattggtgtgaaggtatcagatcccctgcaactggatctttagacagttgtgagctgctatgtgggcgctaggaattgaacccgggtcctctagaagagcagtcagtgctcttaaccactgagccatctctccagcccaaagttaaatacatttaaaaaaaaatatttacatttgatttaaaaaaaaaaaaagacactaacTGAGGCACCGGAACAACTTCCCTGAAGACAGACAATCCacacactgatggaggaaggtcattggttaattaataaagaaactgcttggagccgggcgatggtggcgcacgcctttaatcccagcactcgggaggcagaggcaggcggatctctgtgagttcgagaccagcctggtctacagagctagttccaggacaggctccaaagccacagagaaaccctgtctcgaaaaagcaaaaaaaaaaaaaaaaaaaaaaaaaaaaaaaaaagaaactgcttggcctgtcCTACTACAACACGCAATTCTGAAAACGTGTTGAAACCTGTTAGGTAGAAGACACAGAACCACCAACTAATGGAACAAGTTACAAGATAGCTTGGGACTTAAGGGCAGGATGGAGGCTCTTGGCAGGGGCAAGAAGGTGCCATCAATAGCTGAGtttcttttttgacagggtttcactacatagccctggctgtcctggaactcactaggtagaccagaccaacctcaaactcacaaatccacttgcttctgcctcccaattgctgggattaaaggcacacctGGCCCTGAACTTCCTATTTAAAAAGGACAGTGGGAAGCTCAggctggggaaagaaaaaagaaaaaaaaaaaaaggacacttgTTTGAAGAGTTCTACAGCTATCTACATGAACTAATTTCCaaataaaaggaaagacaaagaaaaatttagggATGATTTTAAAAACAGGGAGGAGGCACTGTTGGACACAAATCTCAGGAACTTATAGGGTTCCtgagagagaaaaccaaagaGCACTGAGGTGCAAACTTAGGGACACCTAACAGCTACAGACTGTTTCCACATCTAGGGTCCCTAGAGCCCAAACCTAGCCTCAGTGTTGACAAAGGCTCCTGCCTGCCAATACCTAGAGGCTAATTCAGGCACCCTCATGACAAAACCCAGTCTAACCAGCGCCAATGAAGAATGTCACTGCATTAACTGAACAACAGATAAGACATCAAGTAGCCAACTGTCAGCAAAGGCCACTCTAGTTCCCTGAATCTCCCCCATCCTCCACCCccatgtttttcgagacagggtttctctgtagctctggagcctgtcctggaactagctcttatagaccagtttggccttgaactcacagacatccaccagcctctgcctctgagagtgctgggattaaaggtgtgcaccaccatcgcatGGTTAGTTCCCTGGATTTTTAACTGATCATAAAAAGGCACTCTGGCAATACCAGATGACAAGCACTTTGAAAGTGAAGGTGTCACTCATAGAACCTGAGCTGATATGAACAACACAGGTAGTTTATGCTCAACTCTTGAAACACTTGAGGGAATTAAAGTGGCTAAGTATCAAAGAAAACCCATACagaaagtcaacaacaaaacttcaATTAAAACTTTTAGATATTTGTAAAGCTTAATAGGCATCTGAGGACTCTAAGGTTCCCCCAACACAGGTTAATGGGCATCTGAGGACTCTAAGGTTCCCCAACACAGGTTAATGGCCCAGATGGTATTGTGAGCTGCCAGCTCTCAGTCTCTGCAGTAATGAGatccagcactctcttctggcatgtaggcatacacgcagacagaacactatatacatcataaataaatctttaaaaaaatgcatattaaaaaaaagaaaagctggcaagaaacaagccaagctaaggcctccgtgtgtgatttatttgggagctgggtggtgagcccctcaaaagccaaaagaataagaGATTACACTGAGACTCAAAAGAACCTGGGTTGGAAACCTACTCCAAATGGTCCCACAAACAACGGGTCTCTGTGAGGACAGAGGTGACAGGGCTGAGGGTGGCCACAGGGTcactcacctccatccatgtGTTTCAGTGCCTTCTCCGCTTCATCTGGATTCTCAAACTCTACATACGCGTAGCCTTTGGATAGATGAGGATGCATCCTTTCTACAGGCATGTCAATCATCTTAATTTTCCCATAAGTAGAAAATATTTCCATGATATGATCCTACAGAGAGAAAGGTCACATCCTTGTTTACCTATTTATTACTTAACGGTCAAAGGGAATGCACTAAATGCTGAGTAAATCCCCACTAGTGTGAAAACATTCTGCTACATGAcaagatgtgtcactggggtacAAGTCTCCtggatataaataataaattaagtcCAATAGAAAGAATTAAGCAGTGTTCCAATCAAGTCATGGATTCCATTCTAGGTGCACCTGCTGCCAGACACCAGCTTGTCCAGCCTTCATGGATCAGTACCTTAGTCACATTCCTGGTGAGCCTCCCAATGTGTACTTTGGTGGGCTTAGGTGAAGGGCTCcgccttttcctctctttctcatctcttttaGGTGGTTTGGATCTGAAAATAC
The Microtus pennsylvanicus isolate mMicPen1 chromosome 11, mMicPen1.hap1, whole genome shotgun sequence genome window above contains:
- the Rnps1 gene encoding RNA-binding protein with serine-rich domain 1 isoform X1; translated protein: MDLSGVKKKSLLGVKENNKKSSTRAPSPTKRKDRSDEKSKDRSKDKGATKESSEKDRGRDKTRKRRSASSGSSSTRSRSSSTSSSGSSTSTGSSSGSSSSSASSRSGSSSTSRSSSSSSSSGSPSPSRRRHDNRRRSRSKSKPPKRDEKERKRRSPSPKPTKVHIGRLTRNVTKDHIMEIFSTYGKIKMIDMPVERMHPHLSKGYAYVEFENPDEAEKALKHMDGGQIDGQEITATAVLAPWPRPPPRRFSPPRRMLPPPPMWRRSPPRMRRRSRSPRRRSPVRRRSRSPGRRRHRSRSSSNSSR
- the Rnps1 gene encoding RNA-binding protein with serine-rich domain 1 isoform X2, with the protein product MVNRPTRAPSPTKRKDRSDEKSKDRSKDKGATKESSEKDRGRDKTRKRRSASSGSSSTRSRSSSTSSSGSSTSTGSSSGSSSSSASSRSGSSSTSRSSSSSSSSGSPSPSRRRHDNRRRSRSKSKPPKRDEKERKRRSPSPKPTKVHIGRLTRNVTKDHIMEIFSTYGKIKMIDMPVERMHPHLSKGYAYVEFENPDEAEKALKHMDGGQIDGQEITATAVLAPWPRPPPRRFSPPRRMLPPPPMWRRSPPRMRRRSRSPRRRSPVRRRSRSPGRRRHRSRSSSNSSR
- the Rnps1 gene encoding RNA-binding protein with serine-rich domain 1 isoform X3, with the protein product MAPSPTKRKDRSDEKSKDRSKDKGATKESSEKDRGRDKTRKRRSASSGSSSTRSRSSSTSSSGSSTSTGSSSGSSSSSASSRSGSSSTSRSSSSSSSSGSPSPSRRRHDNRRRSRSKSKPPKRDEKERKRRSPSPKPTKVHIGRLTRNVTKDHIMEIFSTYGKIKMIDMPVERMHPHLSKGYAYVEFENPDEAEKALKHMDGGQIDGQEITATAVLAPWPRPPPRRFSPPRRMLPPPPMWRRSPPRMRRRSRSPRRRSPVRRRSRSPGRRRHRSRSSSNSSR